One Miscanthus floridulus cultivar M001 chromosome 11, ASM1932011v1, whole genome shotgun sequence DNA window includes the following coding sequences:
- the LOC136494499 gene encoding uncharacterized protein: protein MKRRWSRAAVLACLVLLAAAACVAESRAVPAAGSGSGNATAAGGGGGRRGAFDVVVVGLVSIGLGRRWRAGGGEMVDEDKRRVPTGPNPLHNR from the coding sequence ATGAAGAGGCGGTGGTCCCGCGCCGCGGTGCTCGCGTGCTTAGTGCTCCTCGCGGCCGCCGCGTGCGTCGCCGAGTCGCGCGCGGTGCCTGCCgccgggagcgggagcgggaacgcgaccgcggcgggcggcggcggcgggaggcggGGCGCGTTCGACGTCGTGGTCGTCGGCCTCGTCAGCATCGGGCTCGGCCGCCGGtggcgcgccggcggcggcgagatgGTCGACGAGGACAAGCGCCGCGTGCCCACGGGGCCCAACCCGCTGCACAACCGATGA